CGGCCTCGGTGGCCGGCACCTCCCGGCCGGTCAGGATCCAGTCCAGGGCCCGGCCCAGGCCGACGATCCGGGGCAGGCGGTAGGTGCCGCCGTCGATCAGGGGCACGCCCCAGCGCCGCTCCAGGCAGCCGAAGCGGGCGGAGCGACCGGCGACCCGCAGGTCGCAGAAGGCGGCCAGCTCGATGCCCCCGGCCACGCACCAGCCCTCGATGGCGGCGACGACCGGCTTCGACAGCTGGAGCCGGGTCGGTCCGAGGGGGCCCGAGGGCCGCAGGCGGGGGAGGTCGACCAGGTCGGCGCCGGCGCAGAAGGCGGCCTCGTCGCCGGTGAGCACGGCGACGCGGGCGCCGGGGTCCTCGTCGAAGGCGATGAGCTCGTCGTGGAGGCGCTGGGCGGTGGCGCTGTCGATGGCGTTCCGGCGGCCGGGTCGGTCGATGCGGACGACCACCACGCCGTCGGGGAGCTCGAGGTCGGACGTCACCCGGGTGACGCTAGGGGAGCGGTGCGCCGACGGCTCCCGCCGGCTGGCGTGGGCCCGGGCCTACGCTCCCGGCGATGCCCGCCCGGCCCGGACCCGACGCCCTGCCCGACCTGTCGGGCCGGACCGTCGTGGTCACCGGGGCCAACGCCGGGCTGGGCAAGGAGACGGTGGTGGCCCTGGCCGGGGCAGGGGCGCAGGTCCTGCTGTGCGCCCGGGACGCGGGGCGGGGCGCGGCGGCGGCCGAGGAGGCCCGGCGACGCTCCGACGGGGGGGACGTGGCGGTCGCCGAGCTCGACCTCGGCTCCGTCGCCTCGATCCACGCCTTCGCCGAGCGGGTGGCGGCCGACCACGACCGCCTCGACGTGCTGGTGAACAACGCCGGGCTCTCCCGCGACGAGCGGGAGGAGACCGTCGACGGGCTGGAGGCGGTGGTGGGGGTCAACCACCTGGGCCACCACCTCCTCGCCCGCCTGCTGGCCGACCACCTGGCCGCGACCCCCGGGTCCCGGGTCGTGACGGTGGCGTCGGTGGCCCACCGCCGGGTCCTCCGCCCCCTCACCCGGGCCGCCCTCGAGGGGCGCGACGGCGAGTACGACACCTTCGTCCAGTACGCCCGCTCCAAGCTGGCCAACGTGGTCTTCACCCGGGAGGCGGCCCGCCGCCTCGGCCCCCGGGGGGTCACCGCGGTGTGCTGCCACCCCGGCCTGGTGCGCACGGGGATGACCACCGAGGCCTCCGAGACCGAGACGGGCCAGCGCACCATGGCCCTGGCCTCCCGGCTCATGAAGGACCCCGTCGAGGGCTGCGGGGCCCAGGTGGCCCTGGCCGCCGTGCCGGACGTGGGCCTGCTCCAGGGCGCCTACGTGGTCCGGGGCCGGGCCCGCCGGCCGTCGCGGGTCGCCTGCGACGCGGCCCACGCCCGGTGGCTCTGGGACGAGAGCGACGCGATGCTGGCCGAGGCCGGGGCGCGGGTCTGATGCGCGTCGTCGCCGGCTCGGCCCGCGGCCTGCGCCTCGAGGCGCCGGCCGGGCACGGCACCCGGCCCACCACCGACCGGGTGCGGGAGGCCACCTTCAACGCCCTGCACAGCGCCGGGGCGCTGGTCGGGGCCGAGGTCCTCGACGCCTTCGCGGGCAGCGGGGCCCTGGGCATCGAGGCCCTCTCGCGCGGGGCCGCCCGCTGCACCTTCGTGGAGGCCGACCGGGCGGCCCGGGCCGTGGTCGAGGCCAACCTGGCCACCACCCGCCTGGCCGAGCGGGCCACCGTCGTCGGCGGCGACGCCCGCCTCCACCTCGGGGCCACGGCCGCCTCCTACGACCTGGTCCTGCTCGACCCCCCGCACGCCGGCACCGACTGGCCCGCCCTGCTCGACGCGGTCGCCCCGCGGCTGGCGCCCGAGGGGCTGGTGGTGGCCGAGTCCGACCGCCCGGTGGTCGATGCGACGACGGGGGAGGGGCCCTGGTCGGTCCTCAGGGAGAAGCGCTACGGCGGTACGGTGGTGCAGATGATCAGCGCCCTGACCCCCGAGAGCGCGCCGTGACCCTCCTTCGGCGTGGTGCCCGACGATGAGCACCGTCCTGTACCCGGGGTCGTTCGACCCGGTCCACAACGGCCACATCGAGATCATCGACGTGGCCTCGCACCTCTTCGACGACGTGGTCGTGGCCGCTCTGCGCAACCCGCAGAAGGGCCAGACCATGTTCGACGTCGACGAGCGGGCGGAGATGCTGCGCGAGTCGGTCTCCCACCTGGGGAACGTGAAGGTGGTCGGCTTCTCCAAGCTGGTGGTCGAGGTCGCCCGCGACGTGGGCGCCGACTTCATCATCAAGGGGTTGCGGGCGGTGTCGGACTTCGAGTCCGAGATGCACCAGGCCCACATGAACCTCGCCATCTCCGGCGTGCACACCGTGTTCATCCCCTCCGCCACCACCCACTCCTTCGTGGCCTCGAAGCTCATCCGCGAGATCGCCCGCTTCGGCGGCGACGTCACGTCGATGGTGCCCGAGCCGGTGGCCAAGCGACTCGCCGAGAGGTTCGCCGAATGACCTTCCACGACGACCTGCCCACCGCCGACGAGGCCAGCGGCCAGCACCCCGAGGTCACCCCCCGCCGCTCCCGCGACCCCCTGGCCGGGCCGGAGGCCGACGCCATGCTGCGCCGGGCCGCCGACCTGGTGGCCTCGGGTCGGCCCATGCCCCTGTCGTCGTCGGTGATGATCAACCGCGACGAGGTGCTCGACCTGCTGGGTCGGGCCATCGACCAGCTCCCCGACGAGCTGCGCCAGGCCCGCTGGCTGCTGAAGGAGCGCGACGAGTTCCTGGCCCGGGTGCAGAGCGAGGGCGACGAGATCCTCGACGCCGCCAGCGCCAAGGCCGAGTCCATGGTGCAGCGCACCGAGGTCGTGAAGGCGGCCGAGCAGCGGGCCAAGCGCATCGTCGAGCAGGCCGAGGACGACGCCCGTCGCCTGCGCCACGAGTCCGAGGACTTCTGCGACCAGCGCCTGGCCCAGTTCGAGATCGTGCTGGAGCGGACCATGAAGATGGTCCACGCCGGGCGAGAGAAGCTGAACGCCTCGCCGGTGGGCGGCCCGGCCTTCGACGACGCCGACCGCGACCTCACCGACCACGGCCCGCCCAGCGGCGCCACCCCGGCGGTGGCCACGGGCGTCGCCCCCGGCGGCTTCGGGAACCCCACGGGCGCGGCCCCGGCCGCCCCGCCGGCCCCGCCCGCCCCGGCCGCCGAGGAGCAGGCCGCACCGGGCCGCGACGACCGGTTCTTCGACCAGGACGAGGGGTGAAGGTCCGCACCGTCGAGCACGTCGCCGACCTCCGTCGGCGGCCCGGCAGCCAGCGCCCGGTCCGGCTCACGGTGCCGGCCGAGGCCCTCGGGCCCCTCGGCACCTCCGCCGCCGTCGTGCCCCCCGAGGGCGAGGTCGACCTCGACGCCGTGGGCGAGGCCACCGGCGTCGACGTGGTCGTGACCGGCACCCTCCGCTTCCCGTGGGAGGGCGACTGCCGGCGCTGCCTCCAGCCCGTCAGCGGCACCGTCGAGGCCGAGGTGCGCGAGGTGTTCGAGCCCACCCCGGTCGAGGCCGAGACCTGGCCCCTCGACGGCGACACCGTCGACCTGGGGCCGATGCTCCGGGAGGTCGTGCTGCTCACCCTCCCGCTCGTGCCCCTGTGCTCGGAGGACTGCTCCGGGCCCGACCCCGAGCGGTTCCCGACGACCGTCGAGGGCGAGGGCGGCGCCGACGAGGGCGACGACGAGGCACCCCCCGACCCCCGGTGGGCCGCGCTCGACGAGCTCCGCTTCGACTGAGGGCGGGGCCAGGCTTCGTCGCCCGCAGGGTCGGCCGCTACGCTCGTCTCTCCGTGCCCGGGCGACCCCGGGTCTGCCCCGTCCCGAGATCAGGACACCCCGACGATGGCCGTCCCCAAGAAGAAGACCTCCAAGGCCAAGAGCCGCAGCCGGCGGGCCTCCGCCTGGCGCCTCGACGCCCCGGCCCGCAGCACCTGCTCGCGCTGCGGTGCGGTGAAGCTGCCCCACCGCGTCTGCGGCAACTGCGGCTTCTACAAGGGTCGCCAGGCCCTCGACGTCGACTGAGGCCGGGCCCGGTCCCGACCACGGCCCCGTGCCGATGACCCTGCCCGCCCCCATCGCGGTCGACGCCATGGGCGGCGACCGCGCCCCCGACGAGATCGTGGCCGGGGCCGAGCGGGCCGCGGCCGAGCTCGACCTCCCCGTCGTGCTCGTCGGCGACCCCGACCGGGTGCGGAGCTCGCTCGAGGTCCTGCCCGCCTCCGAGGTCATCGCCATGGACGAGGACCCGGGGCGGGGCGTCCGGCGCAAGAAGGACTCGTCGCTCGTCCGGGCCGCCGAGGCGGTGCGCGACGGCCGGGCCTCGGCCATGGTCAGCGCCGGCAACACCGGCGCCACCTGGGGGGCGGCGCTGCTGCGCATGGGGCGGATCAAGGGCGTGTCCCGACCCGCCATCGCCACGCCGCTGCCCCGGCCCGGCCACGACACCCCGCTGGTGCTGCTCGACGCCGGCGCCAACGTCGACTGCCAGGCCGAGTGGCTGGTGCAGTTCGCCCAGATGGGTGCGGTCTTCGCCCGCGACCGCTACGGCCTCGACGCCCCCCGCGTGGGGCTCCTGTCGATCGGCGAGGAGCCCGGCAAGGGCGACGGCCTGCGCAAGGAGGCCCACGCCCTGCTCGACGACCCCTCCTGGGCCGAGCGCTGCGGGGCCACCTTCGCCGGCAACGTCGAGGGTCGCGACCTCATGGCGCCGGGCCTCGACGTGGTGGTCACCGACGGCTTCACCGGCAACGTGGCCCTGAAGACCCTGGAGGGCGCCATGCGCTCGCTGGTGGGGGCCGTGCTCGGCGCCTTCGACACCGACGACGCCACCCGGGCCGCGGGCGACGTGCTCATGCCCGCCCTGCTGCCCCTGTACGGCCAGCTCGACCCCGACGCCACCGGGGGCGCCATGCTCCTCGGCGTCGACGGCGTGTGCATCATCAGCCACGGGTCCTCCTCCGCGACCGCGGTGGTCAACGCCTGTCGGGTGGCGGCCGAGTCGGTCAGCTCCGGGCTGGTCGACGCCGTCCGGGGCGCGGTGGGCACGCCCGCCTGACCCTCCCCGTCACCCGTCTGACGGGTGACAGCCGGCGCCACGACCGACATCGTCCCTGGTCAAACCGATTCACAAGCGCACGAAGTTGGTCCGCGACTAGGATCCTCCGGCCGTCACCCGCCCCCGAGGAGGAGCGTTGCCCGCCGAGACCCACACCCAGCAGGGCCCGATGAGTCGCCAGGAGGTCTTCGAGCTGATCCGCGACCGCCTGGTCGACATCCTCGAGATCGACGCCTCCGAGGTCCACGAGGGCGACTCCTTCGCCGACGACCTGGAGGCCGACTCCCTCGCCCTCATCGAGCTGGTCGAGGCCCTCGAGGAGGAGGTCGGCGAGCGCAGCGTCGGGTTCCGCATCGAGGACGAGGACCTGGAGGACCTGAAGACGGTCCGCGACGCGGTCGACTACGTCTACGCCCGCGTGGGCGACGGCGCCGGGTCCTGACCGAGGCCCCCGCACCCGTCGCGCCGTCGTTGGCCGAGCGCCTGGGGCACACCTTCGCCGACCCCGGACTGCTGGAGATGGCGATCTGCCACCGCTCCTGGTGCGCCGAGAACCCGGGGGGCCGGTCGAACGAGCGCCTGGAGTTCCTCGGCGACGCGGTCCTGGGCGCGGTCGTGGCCGAGGAGCTCTACCGGCGCTTCCCCGACGCGGACGAGGGCTGGCTGTCGCGCGCCCGGGCCACCGTGGTGCGGGCCAGCACCCTGGCCGAGGCGGCCGAGGAGGTCGGCCTGGGGGCGGAGATCCGCCTGGGCAAGGGGGAGGAGGCCACGGGGGGACGGGAGAAGCCGTCGATCCTGGCCGACGGCCTGGAGGCGCTCATCGGGGCCGTCCACCTCGACGCCGGACGGGCCGCCTCGGCGGCTGCGGTCATGACCCTCCTCGGCGACCGCATCGCCACCGCCTCGGGGGCGCCGGGCCACCTCGACGACAAGACGCTGCTCCAGGAGCACGCCAGCCAGGTCCTGGGCGAGGTCGTCACCTACGCGGTGACCGACTCCGGGCCCGAGCACGACAAGACCTTCGAGGCCACCGCCCGCATCCGCGGGCGGAGCCTCGGCTCCGGCACCGGCCGGACCAAGAAGCAGGCCGAGCAGCGCGCCGCGCGCCAGGCCTACGAGGCCCTCACCGGCCCCGACGGCGCCGGTGCGCCCGACCCCACCACCCCTGCGGGCACCGTGCCCGCGCCCAGCACGAAGGACGAGGATGCCTGAGCTGCCCGAGATGGAGACCCTGCGACGCGACCTGGACCGCGAGGTGGGGGGCAAGCGCATCAAGACGATCGACGCCCCCGGGCGCAGCGCGTTCTCCCGCATGCCCAAGAAGCAGGTCCTGGAGCGCCTCGACGGCGTCAAGATCAGCTCCGCCGACCGGCGGGGCCTGCTGCTCACCCTGAAGCTGGACTCCGGCGAGCTGCTCGTCATCGACGTCCGCGAGTCGGGCGGCATGCGGAAGACCACGCCCAAGGAGGAGACGGCCAAGGGCACCCAGGTGGTGATCTCGTTCACCCAGGGGGGCCAGCTGCGGCTCATCGACCCCGAGGGGAACATGAACGTCTGGGTCGCCACGCCCGAGGAGCTGCTCGAGCAGGAGCCGGTGCTGACCGAGCTGGGCCTCGACCCGGTCGTCGAGCCCATCTCCTGGACCACCTTCGGCCACCTGCTGCTGAGCCGGGCCCAGACGGTCAAGCAGTTCCTCACCGACCCCACCGCCGTGGTCGGCATCGGCCCGGTCTACTCCGACGAGATCATCTGGCAGTCGGGCCTCCGCCACGACCGCGAGACCAACCAGCTGACCTCCCAGGAGATGCGCCGCCTCTACCGGGCGGTCGTGGAGACGCTGCACGACGGGGCCAAGCACCGGGGGACCACCCTGGCCGACGGCAACTACCACGACCTGGCGGGCAAGCCCGGCGGCTACCAGGACATGCTCCAGGTCTACGAGCGGGCGGGCGAGGCCTGCCGGCGCTGCCGGGGCACCATCGCCAAGGTGCGCTACTCCAAGTCGCACGTCTTCATGTGCCCCGACTGCCAGGTCTGACCGGACCCCCGCCGTGTTCCTCCGGTCCCTGAGCCTGAAGGGGTTCAAGTCCTTCGCCGACGCGACCGACCTGGCCATGGAGCCGGGGGTCACCGTGGTGGTGGGCCCCAACGGGTCCGGGAAGTCGAACGTGGTCGACGCCATCGCCTGGGTCCTCGGCGCCCAGGCCCCGAGCGCGGTCCGCAGCCAGAAGATGGAGGACGTCATCTTCGCCGGCACCGCGACCCGCCCGGCGCTCGGGCGGGCCGAGGTGGCGCTCACCATCGACAACTCGGCGGGCCTGCTGCCCATCGACTTCGCCGAGGTCACCATCACCCGCACCCTGTGGCGCTCGGGCGACAGCGAGTACGCGATCAACGGCGTGCCCTGCCGCATGCTCGACGTGCAGGAGCTCCTGTCGGACTCCGGGGTGGGCCGCCAGCAGCACGTCATCATCTCCCAGGGCCAGATCGACGCGGTGCTGAACGCCCGGCCCGAGGAGCGCCGCCTCATCATCGAGGAGGCGGCCGGGATCCTGAAGTACCGGCGGCGCAAGGAGAAGGCCGAGCGCCGCCTGGCCGGCACCGAGGCCAACCTGCTGCGGCTCCAGGACCTCCTCCGGGAGGTGCGCCGCCAGCTGCGGCCCCTCGAGCGCCAGGCCGAGGCCGCCCGCCGCCACGGCGACCTGGTGGCCGAGCTCACCGCCCGCCGGATCCACCTCGCCGGCGCCGACCTGCGCCGCCTCCGCTCCCGGCTGGAGGCGGCCGAGGGCACCCGTCGCGACCTGCGCACGCGCGAGGGCGAGGCCAAGGGCGAGCTGGCGTCCCTCGACGCCGCGGTGCTGGCCGCGGAGACGCGCCTGTCGGCCACGGGGGGTGACGACCTGGGCGACGACCTGGCCCGGTGCGAGGCCCTGCGCGAGCGGGCCCGGGGCCTGGCCGCGGTGCTGGCCGAGCGCCGCAGGGGCCTCGAGCGCCAGCGGGGCGCGGCGGTCGACGAGGCCGTCATCGCCTCGCTCGAGGCCGAGGCCGCCCGTCTCGACGCCGAGCTCGACGCGGTCCGGGCCGACGCCACCCGCCTGGTGCCCGACACCGAGCGGCTCCAGGAGGCCGAGGCCACCCTGGCCGCGGAGCGGGCCGAGCTGGCCGAGCGCTGGTCCTCCGACGACGGCGACGTCGCCGCGTCGTGGGACCAGGCCGGTGCGGTGCCGTCGAGCCGGGCCGCCGAGGTGCGCGGCGAGCTGGCCGCGGTGCGGTCGTCGGTGGAGCGGGGCGACGACGAGCTGCGCCGGGTCGCCGACCGCCAGGAGGCCCTGGCGGCCAAGGCGGCCCGCCTCGAGCAGGAGTCCGAGCGCCTGCGGGGCGAGCTGGCCGCGGCCGAGGAGGCCGAGGGGACGCTGGTGGAGGCGGTCGACGCAGCCACCGAGGCCCGGGCCGCGGCCGAGTCCGCCGCGGCCGCAGCCGAGGAGCGGCGCCGGTCCGCCGACGGCGAGCGCCACCGGTGGGCGGCGCGGGCCGACGCCCTGGCCCTGGCCCTCGACGAGGCCCGGGCCCAGGCCGGGCTGGACCGCCTGGCCGACGTCGAGGGCGTCCGGGGCACCCTGCTCGACGTGGTCGCCGTCGACGAGGGCTGGGAGGCCGCCTTCGAGGCCGCCTCGGGCCCCGCCCTGGGGGCCGTCGTGGTCGACGGGCTCGACGGCGCCCGCCGGGCCCTGTCCACCCTGGTCGAGGGGGGCCTGACCGGCGCGGTGGTGCCCCTCGGCGCCGGCGCGGCCGTCCCCGCCTCCGTCGACGACGGGCCCCGGGCCCTGCGTCCCCACGTCCGCGCCACCGCCCCCGGGGTCGATGCCCTGCTCGATGCCCTCGTCGGTCCCGTCCTCGTCGTCGACGACTGGCCCGCGGCGGTGGACGCCGCCCTCGCCGCCCCCGACCGGGTCGTCGTCACCCGGGGCGGCGACCGCTTCGCCCCCGACGGCTGGCGGGTCGGGGCGGCGGGCTCGGGCGCCACCGGTGCGGCCCTGGCCGAGGCCCGCGACCGGGCCGAGGCCGCCGGGCTCGAGGCCGACCGGGCCGCCGAGGAGCAGGCCGAGCGGCAGCGCCGGGTCGCCGACGCCCGGGCCGCCGAGGCCGATGCCGGCCGGGTCCTCGACCGCAACGACGGGCGCCTGGTGGCGGCGGGCGACGCCCTCCAGCGCACCGACGCCGACCGCCGGGACCTGGTCACCGAGGCCGAGTCGCTCGGCGCCCACGCCACCGAGCTGGGGGAGCGGGTGGGGCGGGACCGGGAGCGGGTGGCGGCCCTGGAGGCCGAGCTGCCCGGCCTGGAGGCCGAGGAGGCCCGCCGGGCCGACCGGGTGCGCGCTGCGGCCGACGCCCGGGCCGCCATCGAGGAGCGGGCCACGGCGGTCGCCACCCTGCGCAGCGACATCGAGGTGCGGGCGGCCAGCATCGAGGAGCGCACCGCCTTCCTCACCGGCCGTCGCGAGGAGGTCGAGGAGCGGCTCTCCCGCAACCAGGCCCAGCGACGCGACGCGGAGAGCCGGCGCGTCGGCCTCGAGGCCCAGGACCGCGCCGTGGGCCGGCTGGCCGCGGTGGTCGCCGACCGCCTCGCCGTGGTCGACACCGCCCTGGCCTCGCTCCGCGACCGGCGCCAGCGCCAGAGCGACGCAGCCCGGGCGGTGGCCGCCGAGCTCGAGTCGCTGCGATCCCGGCGCAGCGCGGCGGAGTCGGGCCTGGCCGAGACCCGGGAGCGCCTGGGGCGGGCCGAGCTGGAGATCTCCGAGGTCCAGCTGCGCATCGAGAACGCGGTCGAGGCCATGCGTCGCGACCTCGACGTCGACCCCGACACCGCCCTGGCCGCCCCGGCCCCGGAGGTGCCCGAGGGCACCACCGCGGTGGGGCGGGTGCGCGAGCTAGAGCGCGAGCTGCGCCTGCTCGGTCCCATCAACCCGCTGGCGCTGGAGGAGTTCACCGCCCTCCAGGAGCGCCACGCCCACGTCGAGGGCCAGCTGGAGGACGTGAAGTCGGCCCGGCGTGACCTGGCCAAGGTGATCCGGGCCGTCGACGCCGAGATCGTCAACGTGTTCGCGGCCGCCTACGCGGACGTCGAGAGCGGCTTCCGGCACCTGTTCGACACCCTGTTCCCCGGCGGCCAGGGTCGGCTCACCCTCACCACCCCCGACGACCTCCTCTCGACCGGTGTCGAGATCGAGGCCAAGCCGTCGGGCAAGAACGTGAAGAAGCTGTCGCTGCTCTCCGGCGGGGAGCGGTCCCTCACCGCCCTGGCGTACCTCTTCGCCGTGTTCCGGGCCCGGCCGTCGCCCTTCTACGTGATGGACGAGGTCGAGGCCGCCCTCGACGACGTGAACCTGCACCGCTTCCTCGGCCTGGTGGCCGAGTTCCGGGCCGACGCCCAGCTCATCATCGTCAGCCACCAGAAGCGCACCATGGAGGCCGCCGACCTGCTCTACGGGGTCACCATGAAGCCAGGCGGCTCCTCGCAGGTGGTGAGCGAGAAGGTCGACGTCTAGGTCCGGACCGGGCGGCCGGGGCCCCGGGCCGGGTCAGCCGGCGGGCTGGGTGGGGGCCGGGGGCTGCGACCCCGCCGAGGAGGTCTGCAGCACCACCAGGCGGTCGTCGTTGCGGGTGGGCTCGCGCGACGTGGCCATGCCGGGCACGCCGTCGGCGCGCACCGCGATGAGCGGCATCTGGCTCTCGCTGGCGGCTTGGCCCGGGTCGAGGGCCACCACGCCGGCCCCGTGGTCCGCCAGCAGCTGGTCGAGGTGCTCCTGGGTGAGGTCCCGGAAGGCCCGTCGGCCCTCGTGGGCCTCGCCCTCCTGGGCCCGCTGGTCCTCGTCGTCGCGGGCGATCCGCCACACGTTGGCCCGCCCCAGGTGCCGGGTGACGCGGCTGACGCCGAAGGCGTCGAGCGCCTCGGCCCCGGAGCCGACCACGGCCAGGCG
Above is a window of Iamia majanohamensis DNA encoding:
- a CDS encoding acyl carrier protein, with the protein product MSRQEVFELIRDRLVDILEIDASEVHEGDSFADDLEADSLALIELVEALEEEVGERSVGFRIEDEDLEDLKTVRDAVDYVYARVGDGAGS
- a CDS encoding Fpg/Nei family DNA glycosylase — encoded protein: MPELPEMETLRRDLDREVGGKRIKTIDAPGRSAFSRMPKKQVLERLDGVKISSADRRGLLLTLKLDSGELLVIDVRESGGMRKTTPKEETAKGTQVVISFTQGGQLRLIDPEGNMNVWVATPEELLEQEPVLTELGLDPVVEPISWTTFGHLLLSRAQTVKQFLTDPTAVVGIGPVYSDEIIWQSGLRHDRETNQLTSQEMRRLYRAVVETLHDGAKHRGTTLADGNYHDLAGKPGGYQDMLQVYERAGEACRRCRGTIAKVRYSKSHVFMCPDCQV
- the rpmF gene encoding 50S ribosomal protein L32 — protein: MAVPKKKTSKAKSRSRRASAWRLDAPARSTCSRCGAVKLPHRVCGNCGFYKGRQALDVD
- the rnc gene encoding ribonuclease III, whose protein sequence is MAERLGHTFADPGLLEMAICHRSWCAENPGGRSNERLEFLGDAVLGAVVAEELYRRFPDADEGWLSRARATVVRASTLAEAAEEVGLGAEIRLGKGEEATGGREKPSILADGLEALIGAVHLDAGRAASAAAVMTLLGDRIATASGAPGHLDDKTLLQEHASQVLGEVVTYAVTDSGPEHDKTFEATARIRGRSLGSGTGRTKKQAEQRAARQAYEALTGPDGAGAPDPTTPAGTVPAPSTKDEDA
- a CDS encoding crotonase/enoyl-CoA hydratase family protein; this encodes MTSDLELPDGVVVVRIDRPGRRNAIDSATAQRLHDELIAFDEDPGARVAVLTGDEAAFCAGADLVDLPRLRPSGPLGPTRLQLSKPVVAAIEGWCVAGGIELAAFCDLRVAGRSARFGCLERRWGVPLIDGGTYRLPRIVGLGRALDWILTGREVPATEAEAAGFVTRLVDDGTALAAAVELAASIAEAPWTCVVHDRASVYEGLGLELEEGLANEDRHGQAVIAAPDFAEGVARFGASQADRAARGER
- a CDS encoding YceD family protein, with amino-acid sequence MKVRTVEHVADLRRRPGSQRPVRLTVPAEALGPLGTSAAVVPPEGEVDLDAVGEATGVDVVVTGTLRFPWEGDCRRCLQPVSGTVEAEVREVFEPTPVEAETWPLDGDTVDLGPMLREVVLLTLPLVPLCSEDCSGPDPERFPTTVEGEGGADEGDDEAPPDPRWAALDELRFD
- a CDS encoding SDR family NAD(P)-dependent oxidoreductase, with product MPARPGPDALPDLSGRTVVVTGANAGLGKETVVALAGAGAQVLLCARDAGRGAAAAEEARRRSDGGDVAVAELDLGSVASIHAFAERVAADHDRLDVLVNNAGLSRDEREETVDGLEAVVGVNHLGHHLLARLLADHLAATPGSRVVTVASVAHRRVLRPLTRAALEGRDGEYDTFVQYARSKLANVVFTREAARRLGPRGVTAVCCHPGLVRTGMTTEASETETGQRTMALASRLMKDPVEGCGAQVALAAVPDVGLLQGAYVVRGRARRPSRVACDAAHARWLWDESDAMLAEAGARV
- the plsX gene encoding phosphate acyltransferase PlsX, giving the protein MTLPAPIAVDAMGGDRAPDEIVAGAERAAAELDLPVVLVGDPDRVRSSLEVLPASEVIAMDEDPGRGVRRKKDSSLVRAAEAVRDGRASAMVSAGNTGATWGAALLRMGRIKGVSRPAIATPLPRPGHDTPLVLLDAGANVDCQAEWLVQFAQMGAVFARDRYGLDAPRVGLLSIGEEPGKGDGLRKEAHALLDDPSWAERCGATFAGNVEGRDLMAPGLDVVVTDGFTGNVALKTLEGAMRSLVGAVLGAFDTDDATRAAGDVLMPALLPLYGQLDPDATGGAMLLGVDGVCIISHGSSSATAVVNACRVAAESVSSGLVDAVRGAVGTPA
- the rsmD gene encoding 16S rRNA (guanine(966)-N(2))-methyltransferase RsmD codes for the protein MRVVAGSARGLRLEAPAGHGTRPTTDRVREATFNALHSAGALVGAEVLDAFAGSGALGIEALSRGAARCTFVEADRAARAVVEANLATTRLAERATVVGGDARLHLGATAASYDLVLLDPPHAGTDWPALLDAVAPRLAPEGLVVAESDRPVVDATTGEGPWSVLREKRYGGTVVQMISALTPESAP
- the smc gene encoding chromosome segregation protein SMC; translation: MFLRSLSLKGFKSFADATDLAMEPGVTVVVGPNGSGKSNVVDAIAWVLGAQAPSAVRSQKMEDVIFAGTATRPALGRAEVALTIDNSAGLLPIDFAEVTITRTLWRSGDSEYAINGVPCRMLDVQELLSDSGVGRQQHVIISQGQIDAVLNARPEERRLIIEEAAGILKYRRRKEKAERRLAGTEANLLRLQDLLREVRRQLRPLERQAEAARRHGDLVAELTARRIHLAGADLRRLRSRLEAAEGTRRDLRTREGEAKGELASLDAAVLAAETRLSATGGDDLGDDLARCEALRERARGLAAVLAERRRGLERQRGAAVDEAVIASLEAEAARLDAELDAVRADATRLVPDTERLQEAEATLAAERAELAERWSSDDGDVAASWDQAGAVPSSRAAEVRGELAAVRSSVERGDDELRRVADRQEALAAKAARLEQESERLRGELAAAEEAEGTLVEAVDAATEARAAAESAAAAAEERRRSADGERHRWAARADALALALDEARAQAGLDRLADVEGVRGTLLDVVAVDEGWEAAFEAASGPALGAVVVDGLDGARRALSTLVEGGLTGAVVPLGAGAAVPASVDDGPRALRPHVRATAPGVDALLDALVGPVLVVDDWPAAVDAALAAPDRVVVTRGGDRFAPDGWRVGAAGSGATGAALAEARDRAEAAGLEADRAAEEQAERQRRVADARAAEADAGRVLDRNDGRLVAAGDALQRTDADRRDLVTEAESLGAHATELGERVGRDRERVAALEAELPGLEAEEARRADRVRAAADARAAIEERATAVATLRSDIEVRAASIEERTAFLTGRREEVEERLSRNQAQRRDAESRRVGLEAQDRAVGRLAAVVADRLAVVDTALASLRDRRQRQSDAARAVAAELESLRSRRSAAESGLAETRERLGRAELEISEVQLRIENAVEAMRRDLDVDPDTALAAPAPEVPEGTTAVGRVRELERELRLLGPINPLALEEFTALQERHAHVEGQLEDVKSARRDLAKVIRAVDAEIVNVFAAAYADVESGFRHLFDTLFPGGQGRLTLTTPDDLLSTGVEIEAKPSGKNVKKLSLLSGGERSLTALAYLFAVFRARPSPFYVMDEVEAALDDVNLHRFLGLVAEFRADAQLIIVSHQKRTMEAADLLYGVTMKPGGSSQVVSEKVDV
- the coaD gene encoding pantetheine-phosphate adenylyltransferase, which translates into the protein MSTVLYPGSFDPVHNGHIEIIDVASHLFDDVVVAALRNPQKGQTMFDVDERAEMLRESVSHLGNVKVVGFSKLVVEVARDVGADFIIKGLRAVSDFESEMHQAHMNLAISGVHTVFIPSATTHSFVASKLIREIARFGGDVTSMVPEPVAKRLAERFAE